From a single Pseudobutyrivibrio xylanivorans genomic region:
- a CDS encoding HNH endonuclease domain-containing protein: MVLPYSDELHIEYLSRLFDNTSECYKFFWFKAILEKVIAGTNEISFEELVDDMIANAWYMVTEYCLNLGPKDTLEDVVKLIQKKNPSFKSSIKKSDLLAYLSETKDKEIISKKRTLILNVPYRLQAPFMPGIKGKAWDVPKDNLVENINNHSHIMYYFLGLNGLSSRIIVRDDWANYFVKNQEIIRGWLEYNMILYLQRRNPNVPGIADKLYPPQERKLDDVKKYWKLILTVSPEPVKEIYGENILTSKDISIDHFVPWSYVAHDEMWNLNPTTKSINSSKSNNLPDWNTYFKRLAMLEYQSYRMMREYDVVHKEFEKCAKKHFNDDRLRYRIYESDIEYERFERELEAVVLPVYKSAQNCGFGEWRYN, encoded by the coding sequence ATGGTTCTGCCTTATTCTGATGAACTTCATATAGAATATCTTAGTAGACTTTTTGATAATACCAGCGAGTGCTACAAATTTTTCTGGTTTAAGGCGATTCTTGAAAAGGTAATTGCTGGCACCAATGAAATATCATTCGAAGAGCTTGTGGATGATATGATTGCGAATGCTTGGTATATGGTTACAGAGTACTGTCTGAACCTAGGGCCAAAGGATACTCTGGAGGATGTTGTAAAGCTCATCCAAAAGAAAAATCCTAGCTTTAAATCCAGCATCAAAAAGTCCGACCTTTTAGCGTATCTATCAGAAACAAAAGATAAAGAAATCATTTCAAAGAAGAGGACATTGATACTCAATGTACCTTATCGCCTTCAGGCTCCTTTTATGCCAGGAATAAAAGGCAAGGCCTGGGATGTTCCAAAAGATAATCTTGTGGAAAATATTAATAATCACAGTCACATTATGTATTACTTCTTGGGGCTTAATGGCCTGTCATCACGAATCATTGTGAGGGATGACTGGGCTAATTATTTCGTGAAAAATCAAGAGATAATACGAGGCTGGCTAGAGTATAATATGATTCTCTATCTGCAAAGAAGAAATCCAAACGTGCCTGGCATAGCAGACAAACTATATCCACCGCAGGAAAGAAAGCTGGATGATGTTAAGAAATACTGGAAGCTGATTTTGACGGTTTCTCCAGAGCCAGTGAAGGAGATTTATGGCGAGAACATTCTTACTTCAAAGGATATTTCTATAGATCATTTTGTGCCATGGTCGTACGTGGCACATGATGAGATGTGGAACCTGAATCCTACCACGAAAAGCATCAATAGTTCGAAGAGCAATAATCTGCCAGACTGGAATACCTATTTTAAACGCTTGGCAATGCTAGAGTATCAGTCGTACAGAATGATGCGTGAGTATGATGTGGTGCATAAAGAGTTTGAGAAATGCGCAAAGAAACATTTCAATGATGATAGATTAAGATATCGTATATACGAATCTGATATTGAATACGAACGATTTGAAAGGGAACTGGAGGCAGTGGTACTTCCGGTTTATAAGTCTGCTCAGAACTGCGGGTTTGGGGAGTGGAGGTATAATTAA
- a CDS encoding nucleoside triphosphate pyrophosphohydrolase: MGKLVRDKIPQIIKDDGKRPIIRTLSTEEYLKELDIKLNEEVAEYQADKSIEEMADVLEVLNAICVARGYSLEELERVRKEKCEARGAFKDRIYWEGNR, encoded by the coding sequence TTGGGAAAATTAGTAAGGGACAAGATTCCTCAGATAATTAAGGACGATGGGAAGCGCCCAATAATTAGGACTTTATCCACTGAGGAATATTTAAAGGAATTAGATATAAAACTTAATGAGGAAGTGGCAGAATACCAGGCGGACAAATCTATAGAGGAGATGGCCGATGTACTAGAGGTACTAAATGCTATATGTGTAGCTAGAGGCTATTCTTTAGAGGAGCTAGAAAGGGTTCGTAAAGAGAAGTGCGAAGCTAGAGGCGCTTTTAAAGATCGTATCTATTGGGAGGGTAATCGCTGA